The Deltaproteobacteria bacterium genome segment GCTTACCTACAATCGCAGTACGAACACCTTCTCGGAACACTTTGCCTTGGCGGAAAGTGGCTTGTAGTGATGACATATCATCTGCGAGCACGTGCATTTCCTCTAGGAGCTCGCCCTGTGCTTTCTCCGGGATATCGTCTTCTGGAAAATCAAGGAACGCTTCAACGTATGCTGTAATGCTGATGAGCCGCTCTCGCAGGGTGGAACAAGCCTCCGATAGCCGTCCGGATAATTGCTGCCACGCGACTTGTAATCCACGATCACTCTTAGCTTGAATCAGATCCAGAACAGCTTCAGCTTGTGAGAGGTCTAGTCGATTATTGAAGAATGCACGTTGGGTGAACTCTCCAGGAAGAGCTAACCGTGCGCCTTGGCTTAACACTACTTCGAGCACGCGTCGTGAGAGCAATACGCCACCATGGCAGTGAATCTCAACGACAGTTTCTCCAGTATAGCTGCGTGGTGTATACATTATCACGAGCAGCCCTTGATCAAGCGGCGCGTTAAGAACCGGATCGAGAATGTGACCAAGATGGAGGAGATGGGAAACGAATGTTTCCCGTGGAGCAGATGGGCGGAAAACTTTGCGCGCAATGGCTTCGGCTTGCGGGCCACTTATACGAACAATTGCGACGCCACCAGAGCCAGTCGGGGTCGCAAGCGCGGCAATCGTGTCATGCGTATACACTGGTCATGATTCAGCGGTTTGGGGTCGGCCTGCGGAGCGACTTCTTTCTTTTCGTTGTCCTTCTTCTGGAACAATACTGACCTGACGGAAGTACCCGTGACCAGAACTCTTCGTAGTGACCAGCGGATCGCCTTCTAGTGTTAAGTGAATCACACGACGATCTCGTGGACTCATCGGACTGAGCGTGACGGACTTGCGCCGCCGTTTGGCGCGCTCTCCTAAGCGGAGAGCGAGATTCTCCAGGCTTTTCCGTCGGCGTTCCCGATACCCTTCCACATCGACAGCAACGTGGGCGTCGATGTCGTCACTTTTGGTGACTATGCGATTGACCAGATACTCAAGGGCATCTAACGTCTGTCCGCGATGGCCAATGAGAAAGCCTTCAGGTAAGTCGGTGACGTGAGTGACATTGATGACACTCTCATCTCCTCGATTTTCCACTTTGAGCGTGGAAGTTGTACCCATCAGTCCAAGGACTTCTTTCAACGTCGAGCAGGCTTTCTCGGCTATTTCGGGAGAGAGTGGCGTGTGCGTACGAGACCCTGCCTCTGATGCAGCCTCCGCTTTCTGTGTCGGCAGCGGTTGCGGGGCTGTCTTTTGTTCAGGTGGTCGCGGCGAAGATCGTGGAGTTTCTGTTCTCGGTTCGCTGGCTCGTGCAGAAAGGGGAACTCTGAGCGAAGCACGAACGCGTGCCTTTTTGCCACCGATACCAAGAAAGCCTTTGGTTGGTTGTGCGATGACCTCGATTTCGACACGGTCGCGCTCTACTTGGAGTTGTCGCAGCGCACTGGCGATTGCCTCTTCAAGCGTTGTTCCTTCAGCTTCTACGGCATTCATTGCGTTTCTTACCCCCTCGGCGTTATACGATCCCTTTGTTTTGGGCGTATTGCTGAGCAATGCTCAGGACATTATTCACCAGCCAGTATAGCACTAATCCGGCAGGGAAATTGATAAACATAATGGTGAATATCACCGGCATGATCATCATCATTTTCTGCTGCACCGGATCTCCAGGCATCGGTGTCATTGCTTGCTGGATCACCATTGTGGCTCCCATCAATATCGTCAACACCGGAATTCCAGCAGGCTCGACAAACGGGAGCCACATTGACCCTAAGCGGTCAGGCTGTGAGAGATCTTGAATCCATCCAAAGAACGGTGCTTGCCGCAATTCAATCGCATACATAAAGACTTGGTACAGGCCGATAAACACGGGAATCTGCACCAGCATGGGCAAACAACCTCCCAGTGGATTGATCTTATTCCGACGATATAACTCCATCATCTCGCGGTTGAGTTTTTCACGATCATCTTTGTACTGTTCGCGGATTTGTTCAAGCTGGGGCTGGACCTTCTTCATCTCGTTCATGGATCGAAAAGCTTTGGCGCTCAACGGAAAAAATGCGAGCTTTACCAGAACCGTGAGAAGAATGATGTCGAGACCGTAATTCCCCGTAAGTGAGTGAGACACCTTGAGCAAAGATAATAAGGGTCTGGCGATGAAGTGTGACCATCCGAAGTCAATTGCCCGATCAAGAGATGGGTTGACCGTGTTGAGTGCATCGGTCTGTTTCGGACCGATATATATGGTGTATTGCACATTTTGTGACTCGTGTGGAATCGACAGTTTTGTTGTCACCGTACCATCGTTGGCCTGAAAGAGAAGGGCGTTTTTCTCTCCTTCGGGAGGAATTATCGCAGACAGAAAGTACGTGTTAGCATACCCAGCCCAGCGAACACGATCTGGTCCAATGGATTGCGGCTCGGCTTTGACGCCAGAATTGGTGTTGTAGACAAATTTCCGGCCCACTAAGGCAACCGGTCCTGGTTCGCTATACGATGGTGCATGGTGCTGATCAAAGGCGTGCGTCCACAAAAGCGAGAGCGCATGCCCTTCCTGAATAGGGGCTGCTAGTTTTGTGTCGAGCGCGATGCCATAGCTCTGTCCCGAGAAAGAAAAAGTTTTGACAATAGTCGTACCGTTTGCTGTCGTGCCACGAAATTCGAGCGTCGCGGTGTCACTGCCTTGCAGGATCGTATCCTTGCCAGTCACCGTATAGCGAACGCCGTCGTCACTTAAAGTGACTCCGTTTCCTTCGAGGAGTACACCTAGTGGTAACTCGCCGCGACCACCTGCTTGAATCATTTCGAGCGGCGGGCTGTGTTTCCCTTCATCACCAGGGTGCTGTTTCAGACGAAAGCTCTTGATCCGTCCACCGGCGGAGGTAAAAACCGCACGATAGACCTCATTCTCAACGCTGATCTCCTGTGCTGCCGCAACAGGGGCTGTTGTCAGAGGCGAGTCTTGAGGTGCCGATTGTGCCTGGGCAGGCTGCTCGATCGTTGGCGTCCGCATTGTTGTCGGTGAAGCCGTCTGAGGAGCAGATGGATTTCGTGTCGAGGGAGGCGGTAGTGGATAAAAATACGAGACTAAGGCTTGATACACCACAAGCACGAGAAGCGACAGGACCACCGCAAGAAAACTTTTATTGTCCACTACTGAATGCCTCTTATGAGAAACTCATCGCTCAGGCAGGGGGTCATGGCCCCCTGGATGCCACGGGTTGCACTTGATAATGCGCACGATACTGAGCCAACTACCTTTGATAAAGCCATATCGTTGGACTGCTGAGAGTGCATAGGCCGAACAGCTGGGGGAAAAGCGGCATGTTGGTCCAAGCAAAGGAGAAATCGCGCCACGATAGAATAGAATCCCACCTTTCAATGCGATTACTCCTACAGCAGCAATCGAGTGAATAATAGCAGGAAAGAATCGCGCCACTTTACTTCTTTGGCTGAACAAAGGGAAATGCCTTTCCCAACTCGTCACAGATCTCGGCAAGAGTGAGTTGATCTGCCCCAGACCTCGGAATCACCACAATATCACACGCTGGAGAGATGAGCATCTGATGAGTACGAAAGAACTCGCGCAATAGCCGTTTCATACGATTACGAACGACGGCATTCCCAAACCGGCGGGATGTGGTAATACCGAAGCGGGAATGTTGTCCTCGGGCTGGGACAGTTGCCACCAAAAAATGCGGACTGTGTCGTTTTTTTCCTTTCTGCTGAAGAAAAAGGAACTCCCGTCGTTCAAGCAGCCGAACAGATTTTGGGAATGAATGGTCCGAGGGATTTAGCGATGTGCTGGTTTGGGTGCGACTGTGACGGTTAAGCGCTTGCGGCCCTTGTCGCGCCGTCTTTTGAGTACTGCGCGGCCAGCGGTCGTGCTCATTCTGGTGAGAAACCCGTGAGTGCGTTTGCGACGAAGGTTGCTTGGTTGATAAGTTCTTTTCATTGCGGTTCATCCGTACCGATTTCTTGACTTATTCTTATGGAAAAAGAGCCCGCATCTGACCATACTGAAGCAGGTCTGTCAATTTTCCCCCCTGGGTCCTTCGGTCTTTGATCGTTTCGCGCTTAAGAAAATTCCGGTTTGGTTTCACG includes the following:
- a CDS encoding KH domain-containing protein, which codes for MNAVEAEGTTLEEAIASALRQLQVERDRVEIEVIAQPTKGFLGIGGKKARVRASLRVPLSARASEPRTETPRSSPRPPEQKTAPQPLPTQKAEAASEAGSRTHTPLSPEIAEKACSTLKEVLGLMGTTSTLKVENRGDESVINVTHVTDLPEGFLIGHRGQTLDALEYLVNRIVTKSDDIDAHVAVDVEGYRERRRKSLENLALRLGERAKRRRKSVTLSPMSPRDRRVIHLTLEGDPLVTTKSSGHGYFRQVSIVPEEGQRKERSRSAGRPQTAES
- the rnpA gene encoding ribonuclease P protein component, whose product is MNRNEKNLSTKQPSSQTHSRVSHQNEHDRWPRSTQKTARQGPQALNRHSRTQTSTSLNPSDHSFPKSVRLLERREFLFLQQKGKKRHSPHFLVATVPARGQHSRFGITTSRRFGNAVVRNRMKRLLREFFRTHQMLISPACDIVVIPRSGADQLTLAEICDELGKAFPFVQPKK
- the yidC gene encoding membrane protein insertase YidC, which encodes MDNKSFLAVVLSLLVLVVYQALVSYFYPLPPPSTRNPSAPQTASPTTMRTPTIEQPAQAQSAPQDSPLTTAPVAAAQEISVENEVYRAVFTSAGGRIKSFRLKQHPGDEGKHSPPLEMIQAGGRGELPLGVLLEGNGVTLSDDGVRYTVTGKDTILQGSDTATLEFRGTTANGTTIVKTFSFSGQSYGIALDTKLAAPIQEGHALSLLWTHAFDQHHAPSYSEPGPVALVGRKFVYNTNSGVKAEPQSIGPDRVRWAGYANTYFLSAIIPPEGEKNALLFQANDGTVTTKLSIPHESQNVQYTIYIGPKQTDALNTVNPSLDRAIDFGWSHFIARPLLSLLKVSHSLTGNYGLDIILLTVLVKLAFFPLSAKAFRSMNEMKKVQPQLEQIREQYKDDREKLNREMMELYRRNKINPLGGCLPMLVQIPVFIGLYQVFMYAIELRQAPFFGWIQDLSQPDRLGSMWLPFVEPAGIPVLTILMGATMVIQQAMTPMPGDPVQQKMMMIMPVIFTIMFINFPAGLVLYWLVNNVLSIAQQYAQNKGIV
- the yidD gene encoding membrane protein insertion efficiency factor YidD, producing MIHSIAAVGVIALKGGILFYRGAISPLLGPTCRFSPSCSAYALSAVQRYGFIKGSWLSIVRIIKCNPWHPGGHDPLPER